From Helicobacter sp. MIT 21-1697, a single genomic window includes:
- the guaB gene encoding IMP dehydrogenase: MKIKQKALTFEDVLLIPAYSEILPQEVNTQTLLSKNISLNVPLVSAAMDTVTECRTAIAMARLGGIGIIHKNMDIASQVEQIKRVKKSESGVIIDPIYIRANNTLADAKLMTDNYKISGVPVVDEYGKLIGILTNRDMRFEQDLNKYVGDLMTKDSLVTAKIGTTLEEAKEIMHKNRIEKLPIVDENYMLKGLITIKDIQKRIEYPHSCKDNFGRLKVGAAIGVKQFERAQALADAGADVLVLDSAHGHSINVIKTLESIKSKLSIDVVVGNVVTAQATQDLINAGADAVKVGIGPGSICTTRIVAGVGMPQISAINDCSQIAQKHKIPIIADGGIKYSGDIAKALAVGASSVMIGSLLAGTEESPGDLIIYQGRQYKTYRGMGSIGAMTRGSSDRYFQEGTAQDKLVPEGVEGRVPYRGKVSDVIHQLIGGLKSSMGYLGSKDIQSLWERAEFVEITSAGLRESHVHDVDITKEAPNYHG, from the coding sequence ATGAAAATAAAACAAAAAGCTCTCACTTTTGAAGATGTCTTACTTATCCCTGCATATTCTGAAATCCTCCCCCAAGAAGTAAATACCCAAACTCTTTTAAGTAAAAATATCTCACTGAATGTTCCTCTTGTAAGTGCGGCAATGGACACCGTCACTGAATGTCGCACTGCCATTGCTATGGCAAGGCTTGGTGGCATTGGCATTATCCACAAAAATATGGATATTGCCTCACAAGTAGAGCAAATCAAACGTGTAAAAAAAAGCGAGAGCGGGGTTATTATTGACCCTATTTATATCCGCGCGAATAACACCCTTGCTGATGCAAAATTAATGACAGATAATTATAAAATCTCTGGTGTGCCTGTGGTTGATGAATATGGCAAACTCATCGGGATTCTCACTAACCGCGATATGCGCTTTGAACAAGATTTAAATAAATATGTAGGCGATTTAATGACAAAAGATTCTCTCGTTACAGCAAAAATAGGCACTACACTTGAAGAAGCAAAAGAAATTATGCACAAAAATAGAATTGAAAAGCTCCCTATTGTTGATGAAAATTATATGCTTAAAGGACTTATTACAATTAAAGATATTCAAAAACGTATAGAATATCCTCATTCCTGCAAAGATAATTTTGGACGATTAAAAGTTGGTGCAGCTATTGGAGTGAAGCAGTTTGAAAGGGCACAAGCACTTGCTGATGCAGGAGCTGATGTGTTGGTGCTAGATTCTGCACACGGACATTCTATTAATGTCATTAAAACATTGGAGAGCATTAAATCCAAACTCTCCATTGATGTGGTGGTGGGCAATGTGGTAACAGCTCAAGCCACACAAGACCTTATTAATGCAGGAGCTGATGCAGTAAAAGTAGGCATTGGTCCAGGTAGCATTTGCACCACTCGCATTGTTGCTGGTGTGGGAATGCCCCAAATTTCAGCAATTAATGATTGCTCTCAAATTGCCCAAAAGCATAAAATCCCCATTATCGCCGATGGTGGCATAAAATATTCAGGAGATATTGCTAAAGCTTTAGCAGTTGGTGCTTCAAGCGTGATGATAGGAAGTCTTCTTGCAGGCACTGAAGAGTCTCCGGGCGATTTAATCATTTATCAAGGCAGACAATACAAAACCTATCGTGGTATGGGAAGTATAGGTGCAATGACACGAGGAAGTTCGGATAGATATTTTCAAGAAGGCACAGCGCAAGATAAACTTGTGCCTGAAGGTGTGGAAGGGCGAGTGCCCTATCGGGGCAAAGTAAGCGATGTGATTCATCAGCTTATAGGTGGATTAAAGTCTTCAATGGGCTATTTGGGTAGCAAAGATATTCAATCTTTGTGGGAGAGGGCAGAGTTTGTAGAGATTACCTCTGCTGGACTTAGAGAATCTCACGTGCATGATGTAGATATTACCAAAGAAGCACCAAATTATCACGGCTAA
- the xseB gene encoding exodeoxyribonuclease VII small subunit: MADSKKQKTISQTNVENKKNEAIQEEDFEGMLERAKEVLGKLNAQEITLKESLALYEQGMQSLKNAQEILEQAKLQYQELKD, translated from the coding sequence ATGGCAGATTCTAAAAAACAAAAAACCATCTCACAAACCAATGTTGAAAATAAAAAAAACGAAGCGATACAAGAAGAAGACTTTGAGGGTATGCTTGAGCGCGCTAAAGAGGTGCTAGGCAAACTCAATGCCCAAGAAATTACCCTTAAGGAATCTCTCGCCCTTTATGAGCAAGGAATGCAAAGTCTTAAAAATGCCCAAGAAATTTTAGAGCAAGCTAAATTACAATATCAAGAGCTTAAAGACTAG
- the fliR gene encoding flagellar biosynthetic protein FliR, which yields MELVAYLTQPNSVAVFLLLIARFGGVFAFFPFFDNQLINIHIRAAMVFFMSVAFFPLASYTLPDMSMVEFMIAALFEIMLGFIASVCLQIVFAMLSFGGEIISFTMGFTMASAYDPVSGAQKPIIAQLIALIGLLVALSLDFHHTIFLIISHSIEATPLGSFVFEPKSAAYFVKAFSNIFAVGFSMAFPILAIILLSDVIFGMIMKTHPQFNLLAIGFPVKIAIAFVVLVLTISTIMYAFKNELKNAFFAVGKLFLGQ from the coding sequence ATGGAGCTTGTCGCTTATCTCACCCAACCAAATAGTGTTGCTGTATTTTTATTATTAATTGCACGATTTGGCGGAGTATTTGCGTTTTTTCCATTTTTTGACAATCAACTTATCAATATTCATATTCGCGCAGCAATGGTGTTTTTTATGAGTGTGGCATTTTTTCCTCTCGCTAGCTACACATTGCCCGATATGAGTATGGTAGAGTTTATGATTGCTGCACTTTTTGAAATTATGTTAGGATTTATTGCTTCTGTTTGTTTGCAAATCGTCTTTGCAATGCTTAGTTTTGGCGGTGAAATTATTAGTTTCACAATGGGATTCACTATGGCAAGTGCGTATGACCCTGTGAGTGGAGCGCAAAAACCTATTATAGCGCAGCTTATTGCTCTTATAGGTTTGCTTGTTGCCTTAAGCCTTGATTTTCATCATACTATTTTTCTTATTATTTCCCATAGTATTGAGGCTACCCCATTAGGTAGCTTTGTGTTTGAACCAAAAAGTGCAGCTTATTTTGTCAAAGCCTTTAGCAATATCTTTGCTGTGGGCTTTTCTATGGCATTTCCTATTCTTGCAATTATCCTGCTTTCTGATGTTATTTTTGGTATGATTATGAAAACTCACCCACAATTCAATCTCCTTGCCATAGGTTTTCCTGTAAAAATTGCCATTGCCTTTGTTGTGCTTGTGCTCACAATTTCTACGATTATGTATGCTTTCAAAAATGAACTTAAAAATGCTTTTTTTGCAGTGGGGAAACTTTTTTTAGGGCAGTAG